The Metabacillus schmidteae genome includes a region encoding these proteins:
- a CDS encoding DUF3231 family protein: MKPIKVGSYKTSTNERLTSAELGKLWATYMGNSMSKCILNYYLQHVEDKDIKTLLENALKLCGEFMEVTKDIMEKENYPIPLGFSDEDVNLGAPRLFQDEYYVHYLKYVAKAGMSIYNAGIPLVFRKDVNEFFRYIMISTIDLVDQIKELLMSKGLIMKPPLIPVPEKPALASENFLTGFLGDRRPLHALEIAHFYDNIENNVTSKALIMAFAQVVKDEKIRKLFEWGTDMTAANIQNYMKKLQQDNLPAPSFLDDLVTSSTFSPFSDKLMLFHKMDMFSMKIRAFGNSVAVNGRHDVGLVYTKSFMKISKFVESAADIMIEKGWMEIPPLAADRGKLASD; this comes from the coding sequence ATGAAACCGATAAAAGTGGGTTCTTATAAAACAAGCACGAACGAACGATTAACGTCAGCAGAATTGGGTAAGCTTTGGGCTACATATATGGGAAACAGCATGTCAAAATGCATTTTAAATTATTATCTCCAACACGTGGAGGATAAGGACATAAAAACGTTATTAGAAAATGCATTAAAACTATGCGGAGAATTCATGGAAGTTACGAAGGATATTATGGAAAAAGAGAATTATCCTATTCCGTTAGGTTTTAGTGATGAGGATGTCAATTTAGGTGCTCCACGTCTATTTCAGGATGAATATTATGTTCATTATTTGAAATATGTAGCAAAAGCAGGAATGAGTATTTATAATGCAGGTATCCCTCTTGTTTTTAGGAAAGATGTAAATGAATTTTTTAGATATATTATGATTTCCACAATTGATTTGGTTGACCAAATTAAAGAACTATTAATGAGTAAGGGGTTAATTATGAAACCACCCCTTATTCCAGTTCCGGAAAAGCCTGCTCTTGCTAGTGAGAACTTTTTAACTGGTTTCTTAGGGGATAGACGCCCTTTACATGCATTAGAAATCGCCCATTTTTACGATAACATTGAAAATAATGTAACAAGTAAAGCGTTAATCATGGCATTCGCTCAAGTAGTTAAGGATGAAAAGATACGAAAACTGTTTGAATGGGGCACAGATATGACCGCAGCCAATATTCAAAACTATATGAAAAAACTCCAACAAGACAATTTGCCAGCACCATCATTTCTTGATGATCTTGTTACATCTTCTACTTTTTCTCCTTTTTCAGATAAGCTTATGCTTTTTCATAAGATGGACATGTTTTCAATGAAAATAAGGGCGTTTGGTAATTCAGTGGCTGTAAACGGAAGACATGATGTAGGGCTTGTTTATACGAAGTCATTCATGAAGATTTCAAAATTTGTTGAATCTGCAGCAGATATTATGATTGAAAAAGGCTGGATGGAAATACCTCCCTTAGCAGCGGATAGAGGAAAATTAGCTTCTGATTAA
- a CDS encoding EamA family transporter has product MNRTKGILLVLTGAVFWGIGGTVSKKLFQTYGIDVDWLVTTRLLIAGFLLLTVQFFRKDRSQILGVWKTKRIAIQLLIFGLFGMLAVQYTYMASIKHGNAAVATLLQYLAPVMIIVYLLFRKQTIFTRNDLLTVSLALVGCFFLLTNGSISQLSVPIPAIVWGVLSGIALAFYTLYAIPLLKQYDSLVIVGWAMIIGGLALSLIHPPWKIALKMLPLESYFYLVFVIVFGTMIAFWFYIESLQSLAPKESSLLGSIEPLAAVLTTVFWLKEPFGLFQWAGTACILMMIVFLAMNKSSSKVHS; this is encoded by the coding sequence ATGAATAGAACAAAAGGAATACTTCTTGTTTTAACAGGGGCTGTGTTTTGGGGAATTGGCGGGACAGTTTCTAAGAAGCTTTTTCAAACATATGGGATTGATGTAGATTGGCTGGTGACAACCCGATTACTTATTGCCGGCTTTTTACTTCTAACCGTTCAATTTTTCAGAAAAGATCGTTCGCAAATACTTGGTGTTTGGAAAACAAAAAGGATTGCTATTCAATTGCTGATTTTCGGGTTATTTGGAATGCTTGCGGTTCAATATACTTACATGGCCTCCATAAAACATGGTAATGCTGCTGTGGCAACATTATTGCAATATTTAGCACCGGTCATGATTATTGTTTATTTACTTTTCCGCAAACAAACGATCTTCACACGAAATGATTTGCTGACTGTATCTCTGGCACTTGTGGGCTGTTTTTTCTTATTAACAAACGGATCAATCTCGCAACTTTCTGTACCCATACCAGCAATCGTTTGGGGTGTTTTATCCGGAATAGCTTTAGCGTTTTATACTCTATATGCAATCCCTTTGCTGAAGCAATACGATTCTCTTGTCATTGTTGGCTGGGCAATGATAATCGGTGGTTTAGCCCTTAGTCTTATCCACCCACCATGGAAGATAGCTCTAAAAATGCTACCACTTGAATCGTATTTTTACTTAGTCTTTGTGATCGTATTTGGAACGATGATTGCTTTTTGGTTTTATATAGAGAGCTTACAAAGTTTAGCACCGAAAGAATCGAGCCTACTTGGAAGCATCGAGCCGCTTGCCGCTGTTTTAACAACAGTTTTTTGGTTAAAAGAACCCTTTGGACTTTTCCAATGGGCAGGTACAGCTTGTATTTTAATGATGATTGTTTTTTTGGCTATGAATAAGTCTTCATCAAAGGTACATTCTTGA
- a CDS encoding arsenic resistance protein — protein MLSREKLENNQVWLYVIVLILAAWFGLFLPDIGAQLDVTISVAIAILMYSMFSQIPFTSLKESFANRRFIWALLTVNYIAVPIVVWLLAKLLPDYPPLLLGVYLVLLTPCIDYVIVFTALGRGNEKIMLISTPILFITQMLLLPLYLFLFIGVDAAEIVDPGPFLEAFFGLIVIPLGLAIALQIYAKKSHVGNKIIDFSAWLPVPFMALTLFVVVSSQIGKLSTYIDLILKVIPIYFAFMIIMPIISRIIAKWFKLDIGSGRALIFSGATRNSLVVLPLALALPDNLSTLVAAIIVTQTIVELAGELIYIRLVPNILLREEIA, from the coding sequence ATGCTTTCCAGAGAAAAATTAGAAAACAATCAAGTTTGGCTATATGTCATTGTACTTATACTAGCAGCTTGGTTTGGATTATTCCTCCCTGATATCGGAGCACAATTAGATGTAACAATTTCTGTTGCTATCGCTATTTTAATGTATAGTATGTTTTCACAGATTCCTTTTACTTCATTAAAAGAGTCATTTGCTAATCGTCGTTTTATCTGGGCTTTACTAACGGTTAACTATATTGCCGTTCCTATTGTGGTGTGGCTTTTAGCAAAGTTATTACCCGACTATCCGCCGTTATTGCTGGGGGTCTATTTAGTTTTACTGACACCTTGTATTGATTATGTAATTGTTTTTACAGCTCTAGGTCGTGGAAATGAAAAGATTATGCTAATTTCTACACCTATTCTCTTCATTACTCAAATGCTGCTATTACCTTTGTATTTATTTTTGTTTATTGGGGTTGACGCAGCAGAAATAGTGGATCCGGGTCCATTCCTTGAAGCATTTTTTGGGCTTATTGTTATCCCTTTAGGACTTGCTATCGCCCTACAGATATATGCAAAGAAATCTCATGTTGGTAATAAAATAATAGATTTTTCAGCCTGGCTTCCTGTTCCATTTATGGCTCTTACTCTTTTTGTTGTTGTTTCGTCTCAAATAGGTAAACTTTCAACATATATTGACTTGATTCTCAAAGTAATACCTATTTATTTTGCTTTTATGATCATTATGCCGATTATTTCAAGAATTATTGCAAAGTGGTTCAAGCTTGATATTGGTTCAGGTCGTGCTCTTATTTTTAGCGGAGCTACACGTAATTCGCTTGTCGTGCTTCCACTCGCTTTAGCTTTACCAGATAATTTAAGCACATTAGTAGCCGCTATAATCGTGACACAGACAATCGTTGAACTTGCAGGTGAGTTAATTTATATACGATTGGTACCTAATATACTTTTACGGGAAGAAATAGCTTAA
- a CDS encoding MFS transporter: protein MMLQNESVKELDSQTASLQSYMGSSEKKALYKRTLTVVSISQILGGAGLAAGITVGALLAQQMLGTDAYAGLPSALFTLGSAGAALIVGRLSQRYGRRTGLTVGFMTGGLGAIGVILSAIISSVILLFVSLLIYGAGTATNLQVRYAGTDLANDKQRATAVSITLVFTTFGAVAGPMLVNVMGALALAIGIPSLAGPFILSAVAYILAGLVLFIMLRPDPLVIAKAIEASKQESNRSGSANTVEIENKRGIIVGATIMVLTQIVMVAIMTMTPVHMRHHGHGLGEIGLVIGFHVGAMYLPSLVTGVLVDKLGRTAMAIAAGATLLLAGLVSAFAPGDSMILLIIALSLLGLGWNFGLISGTALIVDSTEPSIRAKTQGTVDVLIALAGASGGALSGMIVAGSSFPTLSLVGGILSLLLIPVVVWSRGSKK, encoded by the coding sequence ATCATGTTACAGAATGAAAGTGTAAAAGAGTTAGATTCCCAAACAGCTTCATTACAAAGCTACATGGGTTCTTCAGAAAAAAAGGCGTTATACAAGCGGACATTAACGGTTGTAAGCATTTCGCAAATTTTGGGTGGTGCAGGGTTGGCTGCCGGAATTACAGTTGGTGCACTTCTTGCACAACAAATGCTTGGAACAGATGCATATGCTGGACTTCCTTCAGCACTATTTACATTAGGTTCAGCAGGAGCTGCTTTAATTGTAGGAAGGCTTTCTCAACGTTATGGTCGCCGTACAGGTTTAACAGTTGGTTTTATGACAGGTGGACTTGGAGCAATAGGAGTTATACTGTCAGCTATAATAAGTAGTGTAATCCTTTTGTTTGTTTCCCTCCTTATTTATGGTGCAGGAACAGCGACAAATTTACAAGTTCGTTATGCAGGTACTGATCTTGCAAACGATAAACAGCGAGCAACTGCTGTTAGTATAACACTGGTTTTCACAACATTTGGTGCAGTTGCAGGTCCAATGTTAGTTAATGTTATGGGGGCTCTTGCTCTTGCTATTGGTATTCCATCACTAGCAGGTCCGTTTATTTTATCAGCAGTAGCATATATTTTAGCAGGTCTTGTCCTTTTCATCATGCTTCGTCCTGATCCATTAGTCATCGCAAAAGCAATAGAAGCGTCAAAACAAGAATCTAACAGAAGTGGATCCGCAAATACTGTTGAAATAGAGAACAAAAGAGGAATTATCGTTGGTGCTACGATTATGGTTCTGACGCAAATTGTTATGGTTGCTATTATGACAATGACTCCGGTTCATATGAGACATCACGGACATGGTTTAGGTGAAATAGGTCTTGTAATCGGATTTCATGTTGGTGCAATGTATCTCCCTTCACTCGTTACAGGTGTATTGGTTGATAAGTTGGGACGCACTGCTATGGCTATCGCAGCAGGAGCTACATTACTCCTGGCAGGTTTAGTATCAGCTTTTGCACCAGGAGATTCTATGATTCTACTCATAATTGCTCTGTCATTACTTGGATTAGGTTGGAATTTTGGTTTAATAAGTGGCACAGCTTTAATTGTTGATTCAACTGAACCTTCAATACGAGCTAAAACCCAAGGTACGGTGGATGTATTAATCGCTTTAGCAGGAGCTTCTGGAGGGGCCTTATCCGGAATGATCGTTGCTGGTTCGAGTTTTCCAACATTGTCGCTTGTTGGGGGGATTTTATCCTTATTGTTGATCCCAGTTGTAGTCTGGTCCCGTGGTAGTAAAAAATAA
- a CDS encoding AraC family transcriptional regulator, with protein sequence MQIKDFKIDNSLKELTEHRTVLLPIACYETTISKNINGYIPLHWHEEFQFVFVVKGEATFQINDESVDVSEGEGVFINSGCLHMAKERNDSGCVYICLNVSPSFIVSQELFPTFVSPFMQATNIPYIRLVPNELWAGNIVNSILEINQMVKQKSPFYEMDISVHLTLIWKNLILNGSQLEYEQTELIKSKRMKQMLNWIHLHYNEKILLDDIAQAGQLSRSECCRYFKKMVKKTPLNYVTDYRIQKSLPLLQQSEANVTEVAYLVGFNSTSYFIDKFRKAMHMTPLAYKKTFHP encoded by the coding sequence ATGCAAATAAAAGATTTTAAGATTGATAACAGCTTAAAAGAATTAACTGAACATCGTACAGTTTTATTACCAATTGCATGTTACGAAACAACAATATCAAAAAATATAAATGGATATATACCACTTCACTGGCATGAAGAATTTCAATTTGTTTTCGTTGTAAAAGGAGAAGCAACTTTTCAAATAAATGATGAAAGTGTTGATGTTAGTGAAGGTGAGGGGGTATTCATAAATAGCGGATGCCTGCATATGGCAAAAGAGAGGAATGACTCGGGATGTGTCTATATATGTTTAAATGTTTCTCCTAGTTTTATCGTATCCCAAGAGCTTTTTCCAACCTTTGTATCCCCCTTTATGCAGGCGACAAATATTCCTTATATACGGTTGGTTCCAAATGAACTTTGGGCGGGAAATATAGTAAACTCTATTTTAGAAATTAATCAAATGGTAAAACAAAAATCGCCATTCTATGAAATGGATATTAGTGTCCATCTAACATTAATTTGGAAAAACCTCATATTGAATGGAAGTCAATTAGAGTATGAACAGACCGAATTGATAAAGAGTAAGCGAATGAAGCAAATGCTAAATTGGATTCATCTTCACTATAATGAGAAAATCCTTTTAGACGATATTGCACAAGCAGGACAATTAAGCCGTTCTGAATGCTGTCGGTATTTCAAAAAAATGGTGAAGAAAACACCTTTGAATTATGTGACTGATTACAGGATTCAAAAAAGCTTACCACTACTACAACAATCAGAAGCTAATGTCACAGAAGTGGCCTATTTAGTAGGTTTTAATAGTACAAGCTATTTCATTGATAAATTTCGAAAGGCGATGCATATGACACCTTTAGCATACAAAAAGACTTTTCACCCTTGA